The Halorientalis sp. IM1011 genome window below encodes:
- a CDS encoding N-acetyltransferase, with the protein MNVERPDTDAADAIADLWVDLAEEQRAVGSHLRASENRDTIRENARRAIVADGLYVAVAEADDEFDADPGTVLGFVMFSAGSELLATTATRGTIENLYVCPEYRDRGIGSELMATAEAKLAARGVDAVKLEVLAANEAARRFYRRHGYEPHRVQLEKSVESDNHSKG; encoded by the coding sequence GTGAACGTCGAACGCCCGGACACGGACGCGGCCGACGCCATCGCCGACCTCTGGGTCGACCTGGCCGAGGAACAGCGCGCCGTCGGCTCGCACCTCCGGGCGAGCGAGAACCGCGACACGATCCGTGAGAACGCCCGCCGGGCCATCGTCGCCGACGGCCTCTACGTCGCCGTCGCCGAAGCCGACGACGAGTTCGACGCCGACCCCGGGACCGTGCTGGGCTTCGTCATGTTCAGTGCGGGGAGTGAACTGCTGGCAACGACGGCGACCCGGGGGACCATAGAGAACCTCTACGTCTGTCCCGAGTACCGCGACCGGGGGATCGGCAGCGAGTTGATGGCGACTGCCGAGGCAAAACTGGCGGCGCGGGGCGTCGATGCGGTGAAGCTGGAGGTGCTCGCCGCCAACGAGGCGGCGCGGCGGTTCTACAGGCGGCACGGGTACGAACCCCACAGGGTGCAACTGGAGAAGTCGGTGGAAAGCGATAATCACTCAAAGGGGTAG